The following are from one region of the Dreissena polymorpha isolate Duluth1 chromosome 2, UMN_Dpol_1.0, whole genome shotgun sequence genome:
- the LOC127870434 gene encoding uncharacterized protein LOC127870434 — translation MGCITIATASLLIIGVSVANRTDVRQKHTIHANEDWSPIQVLIFECGVDVCDTGVHFCDHSQTYRTCVPCARVSHHCFSVHQQYNCTSYCMDHWRKKQSTKCIATQAQDLFMWPFILCAIVLLISVGLLIASLKGMIPPNSYNVCCPSKNIDSQNNVEQRSNCDGQAAENERMIGPTDGQIEGSPANNVANRVSNNPIHNCDIQPDFGSDEHGVPNGGYQSSQRTVGTSTISHSPPNQRSQPMVFCRCHRRAFPVDQDMYLNDNQMPDELLNALINLIKTNGNTILKTLANDTGPRRELSKPVSTEGADHGIFHPDDTFNKRPI, via the exons ATGG GATGTATCACCATCGCAACTGCATCACTACTGATCATTGGCGTTTCCGTAGCTAATAGGACAGATGTCAGACAGAAACATACAATTCACG CAAATGAAGACTGGAGTCCTATCCAGGTATTGATATTCGAGTGCGGGGTTGACGTCTGTGACACAGGAGTACATTTCTGTGACCACAGTCAGACGTACCGCACGTGCGTACCGTGCGCTAGAGTTAGTCATCACTGCTTCTCCGTGCACCAGCAATATAACTGCACGTCTTATTGCATGG ACCATTGGAGAAAGAAACAGTCAACAAAGTGCATAGCGACACAGGCGCAAG ATTTGTTTATGTGGCCATTCATCCTCTGTGCGATTGTGCTTCTAATAAGTGTTGGACTGTTGATCGCAAGTTTGAAAGGGATGATTCCACCTAATTCGTATAATGTCTGCTGTCCAAGTAAGAACATTGACAGCCAAAACAACGTAGAACAAAGATCGAACTGCGATGGTCAGGCGGCGGAAAATGAGAGAATGATTGGACCAACAGATGGGCAGATTGAGGGTAGTCCAGCAAATAATGTTGCAAATCGCGTATCAAATAATCCTATTCATAATTGTGATATTCAACCGGATTTTGGTAGTGATGAACACGGCGTTCCAAATGGAGGTTACCAGAGCAGTCAGAGAACTGTTGGTACCAGCACCATCAGTCACTCGCCACCAAACCAACGTTCGCAACCCATGGTCTTCTGTCGATGCCATCGACGCGCATTCCCTGTTGATCAAGATATGTATCTGAATGACAATCAAATGCCTGATGAACTGTTAAATGCGTTGATAAACTTGATAAAGACTAATGGCAACACGATATTGAAAACGCTTGCCAATGATACAGGTCCGCGTCGTGAACTATCAAAACCCGTATCAACAGAAGGAGCAGACCATGGGATCTTTCATCCCGATGACACATTCAACAAAAGGCCGATCTAA